The Flaviramulus sp. BrNp1-15 genome has a window encoding:
- a CDS encoding L-ribulose-5-phosphate 4-epimerase gives MSTKYKSLKEECYEANMQLNALNLVVYTFGNVSAVDRANGVFAIKPSGVPYETLKPEDIVILDYDNTIIEGTMRPSSDTKTHAYLYKNWDDIGGVAHTHAKFSCAWAQAQKDIPIFGTTHADHLTADIPCAPPMNDSLIEGNYEHNTGIQILDCFKDKKLSHKEVEMILIGNHGPFTWGKNAAKAVYNSKVLEVVAEMAYLTLQINPDAPRLKDSLIKKHYERKHGKNAYYGQ, from the coding sequence TTAAAGAAGAATGCTATGAGGCAAATATGCAGCTTAATGCGTTAAATCTTGTAGTATATACCTTTGGTAACGTAAGTGCTGTAGACAGAGCTAATGGTGTATTTGCTATTAAGCCTAGTGGAGTGCCTTACGAGACTTTAAAACCAGAAGACATAGTAATTTTAGATTACGATAATACTATTATTGAAGGTACAATGCGTCCTTCATCAGATACAAAAACACATGCTTATTTATATAAAAATTGGGATGATATAGGTGGCGTAGCACATACACATGCCAAATTTTCTTGCGCATGGGCACAAGCACAAAAAGATATACCAATTTTTGGAACAACACATGCAGATCATTTAACAGCAGATATTCCTTGTGCACCACCTATGAATGATAGTTTAATTGAAGGAAACTACGAGCATAACACAGGAATTCAAATTTTAGATTGCTTTAAGGATAAAAAATTATCACACAAAGAAGTAGAAATGATTTTAATTGGAAATCATGGTCCTTTCACTTGGGGAAAAAACGCAGCCAAAGCCGTATATAATAGTAAGGTTTTAGAAGTTGTTGCGGAAATGGCGTATTTAACACTACAAATTAATCCTGATGCGCCACGATTAAAAGATTCATTAATAAAAAAACATTACGAACGTAAGCATGGTAAAAATGCATATTACGGACAATAA